In Neisseriaceae bacterium CLB008, one genomic interval encodes:
- a CDS encoding amidohydrolase, with protein sequence MSDLHIPNGAAASTLIRVDTHAHVFHPDLPMVAERRYTPSYTASIDDYLGHLDQHQLSHGILVQPSFLGTDNHYLLAALASAGPRLHGIAVIDVDTPWADLAAMAQVGVVGIRFNLVGTHLPDLNAPAWQALLPHLASLGWQVQLHGNVAQLLAMLPPLLDQGLNVVIDHFGRPQYVDALVQDHAYHQLLDQAAEARTVWFKLSGLYRISTDPAEQFTFTSTAIPLLLRRLGPERLLWGSDWPHTQHETLVNYAATVAQLSDWLPDEGLRQTVLGASAQALFRL encoded by the coding sequence ATGTCTGATCTTCACATACCCAACGGCGCCGCAGCCAGCACCCTCATTCGGGTAGACACCCACGCCCATGTGTTTCACCCCGACCTGCCCATGGTGGCCGAGCGTCGCTATACGCCCAGCTACACCGCCAGCATCGACGATTATCTGGGCCATCTAGACCAACACCAGCTCAGCCACGGCATTCTGGTTCAACCCAGCTTTTTAGGCACCGACAATCATTATTTACTGGCGGCGCTGGCCAGCGCGGGGCCGCGCCTGCATGGCATTGCCGTCATTGATGTCGACACGCCTTGGGCCGATCTAGCGGCCATGGCCCAGGTCGGCGTGGTAGGCATTCGCTTTAATCTGGTCGGCACCCACCTGCCTGATCTGAATGCGCCCGCCTGGCAGGCGCTGCTGCCCCATTTGGCATCACTGGGCTGGCAGGTACAGCTACACGGCAACGTGGCCCAGCTGTTGGCCATGCTCCCGCCGCTGCTGGATCAAGGCCTAAACGTGGTCATCGACCATTTTGGCCGCCCCCAATACGTCGATGCGCTGGTGCAGGATCACGCTTATCACCAGCTATTAGATCAGGCGGCCGAGGCGCGCACGGTCTGGTTTAAGCTGTCTGGCCTGTACCGCATCAGCACCGATCCTGCCGAGCAGTTTACCTTTACCAGCACCGCCATACCGCTACTCCTGCGTCGGCTTGGGCCAGAGCGCTTGCTGTGGGGCAGCGACTGGCCGCACACCCAACACGAAACGCTGGTGAACTACGCCGCCACGGTGGCGCAGCTGTCTGACTGGCTGCCGGATGAAGGGCTACGCCAAACGGTGCTGGGGGCTTCGGCTCAGGCGCTGTTTCGGCTTTAG
- a CDS encoding SLC13 family permease translates to MLSLIIILALLAAIVIGYRTKFNVGLIALFFAYVIGCFVMDLPASALLAKWPMGIFFVIFAVALFYNIALINGTLEKLALWVVYALRGTPRLLPFALFAAALVVAALGAGFYTVLAFMAPITLLLCDKVKMSHLVGAVAINCGALVGANFMISGSGVIFRGLMDHAGYGSESFGFSFAIFAATFAYALVLIALFLFLPKSNRSIGQDIELARPEPFAPKQKINLLLIVVMMLIILLPPVLAFIWPDVAVLSWLNARINVGWVGLSMAVIGLMLGLADEKTVIAKVPWETLIMICGVGVLVGLAIEAGTLDIIASWIGGNIPIIAVPLVIGLVAAIMSFFSSTLGVVTPALFPLVPALAFTTGLDPMLLFICIVVGAQSSAISPFSSGGSLILGAVADADARARLFPQLIFVAVPASVALSLLASVLLSLFL, encoded by the coding sequence ATGCTCAGCCTCATCATCATTCTCGCCCTCCTAGCCGCCATCGTCATCGGCTACCGCACTAAATTCAACGTCGGCCTCATCGCCCTCTTTTTTGCCTATGTGATCGGCTGTTTCGTCATGGACTTACCCGCGTCGGCGCTGTTGGCCAAATGGCCGATGGGCATTTTCTTTGTGATTTTCGCGGTGGCACTGTTCTACAACATCGCCTTGATCAACGGCACCTTAGAAAAGCTGGCGCTGTGGGTGGTGTATGCCCTGCGCGGCACGCCGCGGCTGTTGCCGTTTGCGCTGTTTGCTGCGGCGCTGGTGGTCGCGGCCTTGGGCGCGGGCTTTTATACGGTGTTGGCATTTATGGCGCCAATTACCCTGCTCTTGTGCGACAAGGTCAAGATGAGCCATCTGGTCGGGGCGGTGGCGATTAACTGTGGGGCGCTGGTTGGGGCCAATTTCATGATCAGCGGCAGTGGGGTGATCTTTCGGGGGCTAATGGACCATGCCGGCTACGGCAGCGAATCGTTTGGCTTTTCATTCGCCATTTTCGCCGCCACCTTCGCCTATGCGCTGGTACTGATTGCGCTGTTTTTATTCTTACCCAAAAGCAACCGCAGCATAGGCCAAGACATAGAGTTGGCGAGGCCAGAGCCGTTTGCCCCCAAGCAAAAAATCAATCTGCTGCTCATCGTGGTGATGATGCTCATCATTCTGCTGCCGCCGGTGCTGGCCTTTATTTGGCCCGACGTGGCCGTCCTTAGCTGGCTCAATGCGCGCATCAATGTGGGCTGGGTGGGTTTGAGCATGGCCGTGATCGGGCTGATGTTGGGCCTAGCGGATGAAAAAACCGTCATCGCCAAAGTACCGTGGGAAACGCTGATCATGATTTGCGGCGTAGGTGTGCTGGTGGGATTGGCCATTGAGGCCGGCACGCTGGACATCATTGCCAGCTGGATCGGCGGCAACATCCCCATCATTGCGGTGCCCTTAGTCATTGGCCTGGTGGCGGCCATCATGTCGTTTTTCAGCAGCACCTTAGGCGTGGTCACGCCGGCGCTGTTCCCGCTGGTGCCGGCCTTGGCCTTCACCACGGGGCTAGACCCGATGCTGCTGTTTATCTGCATCGTGGTGGGGGCTCAATCCAGCGCCATCTCACCGTTCTCATCCGGCGGCAGCCTCATTCTCGGGGCGGTGGCCGATGCCGATGCGCGGGCGCGCCTGTTCCCGCAGCTGATTTTTGTGGCGGTGCCGGCCAGCGTGGCCTTGTCTTTGCTCGCCAGCGTCCTCCTCAGCCTCTTTTTATGA
- a CDS encoding helix-turn-helix transcriptional regulator yields MDKYERRRQRLLFLKKQFCQNKISLLADRLDRPHSYVSRMLYPEGKAHKRRIGDDMLEHIAHTFDVSKAWVDGLEAATLTSTVRFRFGDEQVDTTIQPSPWLKSIEVSSAQAYDQLGLSHHDDVCLMVPCDDSMAPTIPKQSMVLMDHTVHRFIGDGVYCLRFGDLMTFRRLQHGPNGDIRVTTDNDVYAQGAFSYHPKASVPWVICGKLFKVLPLQFIDV; encoded by the coding sequence ATGGATAAATATGAACGTCGTCGTCAGCGCCTATTATTTTTAAAAAAGCAGTTTTGCCAGAATAAAATTTCGCTTTTGGCAGATCGGCTCGATCGCCCACATTCCTATGTGTCGAGAATGCTGTATCCAGAAGGAAAGGCGCATAAGAGGCGCATTGGTGACGACATGCTGGAGCATATTGCGCATACGTTTGACGTGTCTAAAGCGTGGGTCGATGGCCTTGAAGCAGCGACATTGACGTCAACGGTGCGTTTTCGGTTTGGCGATGAGCAGGTGGATACCACGATCCAGCCCTCACCTTGGTTGAAAAGCATAGAAGTTTCTTCGGCTCAAGCGTATGACCAGCTTGGCTTAAGCCATCATGATGACGTGTGTTTGATGGTGCCGTGTGACGACAGCATGGCGCCCACGATACCGAAACAAAGCATGGTCTTGATGGACCATACCGTTCATCGGTTTATAGGTGATGGGGTGTATTGCCTGAGATTTGGTGATTTGATGACGTTTCGCCGTCTACAGCATGGCCCCAATGGCGACATTAGGGTGACCACGGACAATGACGTATATGCACAAGGGGCGTTTAGCTATCATCCGAAAGCATCCGTTCCTTGGGTGATCTGTGGCAAACTTTTTAAAGTTTTGCCATTGCAATTTATTGATGTGTAA
- a CDS encoding class I SAM-dependent methyltransferase yields MTSSYYNQHAQAFINDTLTVEMEALYAPFLALLPPAAHILDVGCGSGRDSLYFQAKGHRISAFDAAEEMVAQARVVTGLDIQHGSFFEIAAVDEYDGAWCCASLLHCPPERLVEVLQRLLTALKPGAVCYASFKYGSGVRAHGGRVFTDMNEVDFAALLAQLPDAALLSQWLTGDRRPERASEQWFNALIQKAQA; encoded by the coding sequence ATGACCTCATCCTACTACAACCAACACGCCCAAGCCTTCATCAACGACACTCTAACCGTCGAGATGGAGGCTCTGTACGCGCCTTTTTTGGCGCTGCTGCCACCTGCCGCCCACATCCTCGACGTGGGCTGTGGCTCTGGTCGTGACAGCCTCTATTTTCAGGCCAAAGGCCATCGCATCAGCGCTTTTGACGCGGCCGAAGAAATGGTGGCGCAGGCGCGTGTCGTAACGGGTTTAGACATCCAACACGGTTCATTTTTTGAGATCGCAGCGGTAGATGAGTATGACGGCGCTTGGTGCTGTGCCTCTCTATTGCATTGCCCACCAGAGCGCTTGGTTGAAGTGTTACAGCGCCTGCTGACGGCGCTTAAGCCTGGCGCCGTATGCTATGCCTCGTTTAAATACGGCTCTGGCGTGAGGGCACACGGTGGGCGGGTGTTCACCGACATGAATGAAGTAGACTTTGCGGCCTTGCTCGCGCAGCTGCCTGACGCAGCGCTACTGAGCCAATGGCTGACGGGCGATCGCCGCCCAGAGCGCGCCAGCGAACAATGGTTTAATGCCTTAATCCAAAAGGCTCAAGCATGA
- a CDS encoding sigma-70 family RNA polymerase sigma factor, with protein MDIKKKKLNPLTKVAVKAGSLDVIKLYLKKDGYIEAIDGTGRSLLMLSILFNKKKIIDYLISEGASVEIKDNYGKGIFDYLKENDELHMFVTKLLEERRSFCLPLTTLNILGDDISKEAGIDFTPEKISSEDLALVSDWEAEEDIEVPLNDDTCFVDAKKQHEKIIKHTIIDSSITDWSDIQVTLPSLVNNKNKLYKEYKNLYKLLAQGYRDGFVLYPQILEAATCDLGESISTPIINIIENIFSDLSICIDNSSYDFFEKSGTDGYDNKNLFIEALEGLDLEVTQKYSSYEMYFNEVNKGLAIDKNEEERLGFQMNLCIYNLAQNLALVSDIEWMHIEELFCIESTDDEFSNQNGFESFGMLLACIRVYPNSVNSSSYLPRPEESKLQILLRLSSKYLNSTTDREIQKIIKQYRRVKDRFICANLKLVIHFAKRYIRSGLLLEDLIQEGNIGLIKAVERFDYQLGYKFSTYATWWIKQGITRAIANSAYFIRLPVHIQEKIAAIEANKLDLTKKDLDVNSSSINTSPISLDDEIQVVAFMENSKTILFSDLSLDGKKLFCNYHFVNDDRSVEDICFSKELKYIVLKSLCRLDDREREVIKLRFGLWDDADLTLEEIGQQFNLTRERIRQIELKAINKLKKNIFGILRL; from the coding sequence ATGGACATAAAGAAAAAAAAATTAAACCCTCTAACTAAGGTAGCTGTAAAGGCTGGATCTTTAGATGTAATTAAATTATATCTTAAAAAAGATGGTTATATTGAGGCCATTGATGGTACGGGGCGAAGTTTACTCATGCTATCTATATTATTTAATAAAAAGAAAATAATAGATTATTTAATTAGTGAAGGGGCAAGCGTTGAGATTAAAGATAATTACGGCAAAGGCATATTTGATTATTTAAAAGAAAATGATGAGTTACATATGTTTGTAACAAAGCTCTTGGAGGAGAGAAGAAGTTTTTGCCTACCTTTAACTACATTAAATATTTTAGGTGATGACATAAGTAAAGAGGCTGGTATTGATTTTACTCCGGAGAAGATATCTTCTGAGGATTTAGCTTTAGTCAGCGATTGGGAAGCTGAGGAAGATATTGAAGTTCCTCTTAATGATGATACGTGTTTTGTTGATGCTAAGAAGCAACATGAAAAAATTATAAAACATACTATTATTGATTCAAGTATTACCGATTGGTCTGATATCCAGGTTACGTTACCTAGTTTAGTTAATAATAAGAATAAGCTGTATAAGGAATATAAGAACTTATATAAATTATTAGCTCAAGGGTATAGAGATGGGTTTGTTCTGTATCCGCAAATATTAGAGGCTGCTACATGCGATTTAGGAGAGTCGATATCTACACCTATTATTAATATTATTGAAAATATATTCTCTGACTTGTCTATTTGTATTGATAATAGCAGTTATGATTTTTTTGAGAAAAGTGGTACTGATGGATATGATAATAAAAATTTATTTATTGAAGCCCTAGAAGGGTTAGATCTTGAGGTCACGCAAAAATACTCTTCTTACGAGATGTATTTCAATGAAGTAAATAAAGGCTTGGCGATCGATAAAAATGAAGAAGAGCGCTTAGGTTTTCAAATGAATTTATGTATCTATAATTTAGCTCAGAATCTGGCTTTAGTTTCTGATATCGAATGGATGCATATAGAAGAGCTTTTTTGTATTGAGAGCACTGATGATGAGTTTAGTAATCAAAATGGATTTGAAAGTTTTGGAATGCTATTGGCTTGTATAAGAGTGTATCCAAATAGTGTAAATAGCAGTAGCTATTTACCAAGACCCGAAGAAAGTAAACTCCAGATCCTTCTCAGATTATCGTCTAAGTATTTAAACTCTACTACTGATCGAGAAATTCAGAAAATAATTAAACAATATAGACGTGTTAAAGATCGCTTTATTTGTGCAAATTTAAAATTAGTTATTCATTTTGCTAAAAGGTATATACGGTCAGGGTTACTTTTAGAAGATTTAATTCAGGAAGGGAATATTGGTTTGATTAAAGCAGTTGAAAGATTTGATTATCAGTTAGGATACAAATTTTCGACATACGCAACATGGTGGATTAAGCAGGGGATTACAAGGGCTATTGCGAATAGTGCATATTTTATACGGTTGCCTGTTCATATACAAGAAAAAATAGCAGCCATAGAGGCGAATAAATTAGATTTAACTAAAAAAGATCTTGATGTAAATAGCTCTTCTATTAACACTAGTCCTATCTCATTGGATGATGAAATCCAAGTAGTAGCTTTTATGGAGAATAGTAAAACCATTTTATTCAGCGATTTGAGTTTGGATGGGAAAAAATTATTTTGCAATTATCATTTTGTGAACGATGATAGAAGTGTAGAAGATATATGTTTTAGTAAAGAATTAAAATATATAGTTTTAAAGAGCCTTTGTCGTTTAGATGATCGTGAGAGGGAAGTTATTAAGTTAAGGTTTGGGTTGTGGGATGATGCTGATTTAACCTTGGAAGAAATAGGGCAACAGTTCAATTTAACGAGAGAGCGTATTAGGCAAATTGAATTGAAAGCAATAAATAAACTAAAGAAAAATATATTTGGAATTCTTAGGCTCTGA
- a CDS encoding ATP-binding protein: MTNKIKSRHAPPQASAMIEALRGMGYNTETALADIIDNSISANAKNIEIFFEWDGKNSRIVVKDDGFGMNAEAIDIAMRLGGRNPLETRGENDLGRFGLGLKTASFSQCRRLTVISSKDDSVNSLRWDLDVLRNQTDGFWHLLEGPFPEFHKLTQDLRGLGYGTIVIWDELDRIISDQFTIDDWLALLDRVEAHLSMVFHRYLDQSNALFTIKINNRDVKAWDPFLLNHPSKPWNSPTQSFNETKIKIECHVLPHKDHLTAKEFDLLEGPNGWVAQQGFYIYRNKRLLVAGSWLGLKSHRLGGKYWVKDEMHKFARIKLDIPNSMDQEWGIDIRKATARPPVYLRPWLARHAEDTRKRARRVFVSRGQVTKSASEKMEIKQAWRVEHSNSGIRYKIDLSHPIIYSVLKKAEEFRTDLNMMLKIIEETVPVQRIWLDTAENTEIPLTSFSGESSEAVFEVISLAYKNMIEIKGMTSREAKFSLQCTEPFNNYPNLIAMLDD; this comes from the coding sequence ATGACTAATAAGATTAAATCACGCCATGCTCCACCTCAAGCTAGTGCAATGATAGAGGCCTTGAGGGGGATGGGTTATAACACAGAAACCGCCTTAGCAGATATTATTGACAATAGTATTAGTGCAAATGCAAAGAATATAGAGATCTTTTTTGAATGGGATGGAAAGAATAGTCGTATCGTTGTGAAAGATGATGGCTTTGGTATGAATGCTGAAGCTATTGATATAGCTATGAGACTGGGAGGTAGAAATCCTTTAGAGACGAGAGGAGAGAATGATCTAGGCCGTTTTGGATTAGGTTTAAAAACAGCTTCATTTTCTCAATGCAGGAGGCTTACAGTCATATCCAGTAAGGATGATAGTGTTAATAGCTTAAGGTGGGATCTTGATGTACTCAGGAATCAAACAGATGGATTCTGGCATCTTTTAGAGGGCCCATTTCCAGAGTTTCACAAGTTAACCCAAGATTTAAGAGGTTTGGGATATGGAACGATAGTTATTTGGGATGAATTGGATCGAATAATATCAGATCAATTTACTATTGATGATTGGTTAGCTTTGCTAGATCGAGTTGAAGCTCATTTGTCAATGGTTTTTCATCGCTATTTAGATCAAAGCAATGCTTTGTTTACAATAAAAATCAATAATAGGGATGTTAAGGCTTGGGATCCATTTTTACTAAACCATCCATCTAAACCGTGGAACTCTCCTACCCAATCATTTAATGAGACTAAAATTAAAATAGAGTGTCATGTTTTGCCTCATAAAGATCATTTAACTGCTAAAGAGTTTGATCTATTAGAAGGGCCTAATGGTTGGGTTGCACAGCAGGGGTTTTATATTTATAGAAACAAAAGATTACTAGTGGCAGGTAGTTGGCTTGGCCTTAAGTCTCATCGCTTAGGTGGGAAATATTGGGTAAAAGATGAAATGCATAAATTTGCAAGAATAAAACTGGATATACCAAACTCCATGGATCAAGAGTGGGGGATTGATATTCGTAAAGCGACTGCACGGCCACCAGTGTATTTGCGCCCTTGGTTAGCTAGACATGCGGAAGATACACGAAAACGAGCTCGTAGAGTATTTGTTTCTAGGGGACAAGTGACTAAAAGTGCTAGTGAGAAGATGGAGATTAAGCAGGCATGGCGGGTGGAGCATTCTAATTCGGGAATACGATATAAAATAGATTTAAGTCATCCGATAATTTATTCTGTTTTGAAAAAGGCGGAAGAGTTTCGTACTGATTTAAACATGATGTTAAAAATTATTGAAGAAACAGTACCAGTCCAAAGAATATGGTTAGATACAGCAGAAAATACAGAAATACCATTAACAAGTTTTTCTGGAGAGTCTTCAGAAGCTGTGTTTGAGGTAATATCTTTAGCATATAAAAACATGATTGAAATAAAAGGAATGACGAGCCGTGAGGCTAAGTTTAGTCTGCAATGTACAGAGCCATTTAATAACTATCCAAATTTGATTGCCATGCTAGATGATTGA
- a CDS encoding Z1 domain-containing protein, producing the protein MLFNENEKQVIQIVQTLLLNYQETNQITPSLINEKIDLALLLDPRFQESLDRDYVIDELIRRYSVWIGEDNILCNNTGHIPWLTIERKKEWKYWQRYKEWQDKKLPWASLKALDTSTDTILSLLEDPERLGSWDRRGLIVGHVQSGKTGNFTGLICKAADAGYKIIIVLAGMHNNLRAQTQMRLDEGFLGYETHPDPSKIRIIGVGNIDSGVLRPNYVTNRTEKGDFSDKLANGIGISPEQRPWLFVVKKNKRVLERLRKWIEKHVADTQGLEAGQKIVRNFPLLIIDDEADHASVDTGEQVFDDMGFPDEKYEPKAINSLIRQILHLFARKAYVGYTATPFANIYIHEQAETQKEGKDLFPESFILNLASPSNYIGPSKIFGLNDGTGARKNQLPIIHEIYDHMTEDGLGGWMPLKHKSEHKPYHISEFGFPSSLVQAIDSFLIACSVRHLRKQGMEHSSMLIHVTRFNLVQHEVYVKVREYIEKISQRLIRGIDDSKVLLRLKKLWESDFIPTNMQMNIEVSDLCPDSLPSWDTVESILPEIVGQINVRMINGTAKDALDYADSASGLKVIAIGGDKLARGLTLEGLCVSYFLRASRMYDTLMQMGRWFGYRGGYLDLCRLYTTSELVEWFEHIADASLELREEFNLMMDSGETPRDYGLKVQSHPTLMVTSPLKMRTAKSLYLSFSGTVSETVSFIKDKEIRRTNFEAFSDLVNKVDQEKKVPLHTRSASRGKRTKSGYFYWENASYANVLDFLEEYQTHPESLKANSKMLRSYIKGMVNQGELIFWNIALIGGSISNDPINVSESITVNRAQRTRNGSHDDRYSIRRLLSPSDESLDLSQEEWDEAIELTKKGLNHDSLDINIEYPSGISSRAVRGRKRPEVGLLILYLPEDSADISLDDEKNSLAPYVGFACSFPKSKIDNKVEYKVNNIEWENLYGSIN; encoded by the coding sequence ATGTTGTTTAATGAAAATGAGAAACAGGTCATACAAATAGTACAAACGCTTTTATTAAATTACCAAGAAACTAATCAAATTACCCCAAGTTTGATTAATGAAAAAATAGATTTAGCATTATTACTGGACCCAAGGTTCCAAGAGAGCTTAGATCGTGACTATGTCATAGATGAGCTTATTCGGCGGTATAGTGTCTGGATTGGAGAAGATAATATTTTATGCAATAACACTGGACATATTCCATGGTTAACGATTGAAAGAAAAAAAGAATGGAAGTATTGGCAGCGTTATAAAGAATGGCAAGATAAAAAGCTACCTTGGGCCTCATTAAAAGCTTTAGATACCTCTACAGATACCATTCTAAGTTTATTGGAAGACCCAGAAAGATTAGGCTCTTGGGATAGACGGGGATTAATTGTTGGCCATGTTCAGTCTGGTAAAACTGGAAATTTTACTGGTTTGATATGTAAAGCTGCTGACGCAGGTTATAAGATTATTATTGTATTAGCAGGTATGCATAATAACTTAAGAGCACAGACTCAAATGCGTTTAGATGAGGGATTCTTAGGATATGAAACACATCCGGATCCTTCAAAAATTAGAATAATTGGTGTGGGAAATATTGATTCAGGAGTCTTACGGCCTAACTATGTAACAAACAGAACCGAAAAGGGTGATTTTAGCGATAAATTAGCGAATGGTATCGGGATTAGTCCTGAGCAACGGCCCTGGTTATTTGTAGTGAAGAAAAATAAAAGAGTTTTGGAAAGATTGCGTAAATGGATTGAGAAACATGTAGCAGATACTCAGGGTTTAGAAGCGGGACAAAAAATTGTTAGAAACTTTCCATTATTAATCATTGATGATGAAGCTGATCATGCTTCGGTTGATACTGGTGAGCAAGTATTTGATGACATGGGTTTCCCTGATGAAAAGTATGAGCCAAAAGCGATAAATAGTCTTATTAGGCAAATACTGCATTTGTTTGCTAGAAAAGCATATGTTGGTTACACCGCGACACCATTCGCAAATATTTATATTCATGAACAAGCGGAAACGCAAAAGGAGGGTAAGGATTTATTCCCAGAATCATTTATTTTGAATTTAGCCTCCCCTTCGAATTATATAGGTCCATCCAAAATATTTGGTTTAAATGATGGGACCGGAGCAAGAAAAAACCAATTGCCAATTATCCATGAGATATACGATCACATGACCGAAGACGGATTAGGTGGGTGGATGCCTTTAAAACATAAAAGTGAGCATAAGCCTTATCATATATCTGAGTTTGGTTTCCCCTCCTCTTTAGTGCAAGCAATTGACTCTTTTCTTATTGCTTGCTCTGTAAGACATTTACGTAAGCAAGGGATGGAGCATAGCTCTATGCTAATACACGTCACTCGTTTTAATCTTGTTCAACATGAAGTATATGTGAAAGTACGAGAGTACATTGAAAAAATAAGTCAAAGACTTATTAGAGGAATTGATGATAGTAAAGTTCTATTAAGGTTAAAAAAACTTTGGGAAAGTGATTTTATTCCCACTAATATGCAGATGAATATAGAAGTTTCTGATTTATGCCCAGATTCATTACCATCTTGGGATACTGTGGAAAGTATACTTCCTGAGATAGTTGGGCAAATTAATGTGAGAATGATTAATGGCACGGCAAAAGATGCTTTAGATTATGCTGATAGTGCGAGTGGTTTAAAAGTGATTGCAATTGGTGGAGATAAATTAGCGCGGGGCTTAACTTTAGAGGGGTTATGTGTTAGTTATTTTTTAAGAGCATCTAGGATGTACGATACCCTAATGCAAATGGGGCGATGGTTTGGCTATAGGGGAGGGTATCTTGATCTTTGTAGGCTTTATACTACGTCAGAATTAGTGGAATGGTTTGAACATATTGCAGATGCTTCGCTAGAGTTGAGAGAAGAGTTTAATTTAATGATGGATAGCGGAGAAACTCCGAGAGACTATGGATTAAAAGTACAGTCACATCCAACCCTAATGGTAACCTCACCTTTGAAAATGAGAACGGCAAAGTCGTTGTACTTATCATTTAGTGGTACTGTAAGTGAAACTGTAAGCTTTATTAAAGATAAAGAAATACGTAGAACTAATTTTGAGGCCTTCAGTGACTTAGTAAATAAGGTTGATCAGGAAAAAAAAGTACCCTTACATACCCGTAGTGCTTCTAGGGGTAAGCGTACTAAATCTGGGTATTTTTATTGGGAAAATGCCTCATATGCTAATGTTTTAGATTTTCTCGAGGAGTATCAAACTCACCCAGAATCACTCAAAGCAAATAGTAAAATGTTACGTAGTTATATAAAAGGAATGGTAAATCAAGGAGAACTAATATTTTGGAATATAGCCTTGATAGGAGGAAGTATCTCTAATGACCCAATAAACGTATCAGAATCAATTACGGTTAATAGGGCCCAACGGACCAGAAATGGAAGTCATGATGACCGCTATTCTATTCGTCGATTGCTATCACCTTCTGATGAATCTTTAGACTTAAGCCAAGAAGAGTGGGATGAAGCTATTGAATTAACTAAGAAGGGCTTAAATCATGACAGTTTGGATATAAATATAGAATATCCAAGCGGAATAAGTAGTCGTGCTGTTCGTGGGAGAAAAAGACCAGAAGTCGGCTTGTTAATTTTATATCTCCCTGAAGATTCTGCGGATATTAGTTTGGATGATGAAAAGAATAGTTTGGCACCATATGTAGGTTTTGCATGTAGTTTTCCTAAAAGCAAAATTGATAACAAGGTTGAATATAAAGTAAATAATATTGAATGGGAGAACTTGTATGGATCTATCAATTAG
- a CDS encoding PD-(D/E)XK motif protein — translation MDLSISQQITVAWRALSAIDDPEGWVSIDLYKYNNWSILVSYNSLNREQAIIFKIKNDNANSSLPMAQGFKVLPLKGELGPGFVVVRQNEGDIELFTKMVTDICHTVIQHQTLCESKLASVFINRINAWLSFMDGDRRPLSPEAELGLVGELEILYRLLSLNIPTPEVIASWKGPLGGIKDFEFRNGAVETKSTISRAGMIVKIGSLEQLDISKVSPLFLNGNMFSISPEGQTLVDRVNLVATKLKSYPGELAKFNNLLLRCGYLESDAECYIRKFKVEKSLFWLVDENFPRLVPENIAVYINKAQYEINLTPLMIDSVEMKIVVQRLGMA, via the coding sequence ATGGATCTATCAATTAGTCAGCAAATTACTGTTGCGTGGAGGGCTCTATCCGCTATTGATGATCCTGAAGGGTGGGTGTCTATTGATTTGTATAAGTATAATAACTGGTCCATTTTAGTAAGTTATAACTCTCTTAATAGGGAGCAAGCTATCATTTTTAAAATTAAAAATGACAACGCTAACTCAAGTCTTCCTATGGCACAAGGTTTTAAAGTTCTACCTTTAAAAGGTGAGTTGGGGCCAGGTTTTGTTGTGGTACGACAAAATGAAGGAGATATTGAACTATTTACAAAAATGGTGACAGATATTTGTCATACCGTAATTCAACATCAAACATTATGTGAAAGTAAATTAGCCTCTGTATTTATTAATAGAATTAATGCATGGCTTTCATTTATGGACGGAGATAGAAGACCCCTATCCCCCGAAGCTGAACTTGGATTAGTAGGGGAGCTAGAAATATTATACAGATTACTTTCTTTGAACATACCGACACCCGAAGTAATCGCTTCATGGAAAGGACCTTTAGGGGGGATAAAGGACTTTGAGTTTAGAAATGGTGCGGTTGAAACTAAAAGTACAATCTCAAGAGCTGGAATGATTGTGAAGATTGGTTCACTAGAACAATTGGATATTAGTAAAGTATCACCTTTGTTTTTGAATGGTAATATGTTTTCTATTAGTCCCGAAGGACAAACGCTTGTAGATAGGGTTAACTTAGTCGCAACTAAATTAAAGAGTTATCCTGGCGAACTTGCTAAGTTTAATAACTTGCTTCTTAGGTGTGGGTATTTAGAAAGTGATGCGGAATGCTATATTCGTAAATTTAAGGTTGAAAAATCTTTATTTTGGTTGGTTGATGAAAATTTCCCAAGATTAGTACCTGAAAATATTGCTGTGTATATAAATAAAGCTCAGTATGAGATTAATTTAACGCCACTAATGATAGATTCTGTGGAGATGAAAATTGTTGTTCAAAGATTAGGAATGGCATAA